One window of Chlamydia sp. 04-14 genomic DNA carries:
- a CDS encoding orotate phosphoribosyltransferase yields the protein MMSFEEEQLRDHAVVNLYRIGAIRFGDFNLSDGQKTPIYVDMRLVISCPDVLQTIASLIWRLRPSFNSSLLCGVPYTALALATCISLKYNISMVLRRKELKHPNQEDRIKVEGLFSPGQTCLVINDVIASGRSILDTAKALEDEGLNIRESLVFLDRQVGGEDALKEAGIKLRSVFTLEELIRSLLSKCQLKDTDAAIATTLIETFQ from the coding sequence ATGATGAGCTTTGAAGAGGAGCAACTTCGTGATCATGCTGTGGTTAACCTATACCGCATAGGAGCAATAAGATTTGGTGATTTTAATTTATCAGATGGTCAGAAAACTCCTATTTATGTCGACATGCGTTTGGTTATCTCCTGTCCCGATGTTTTACAAACCATAGCTTCGTTAATTTGGCGTTTACGCCCTTCTTTCAATAGTAGTCTATTATGTGGTGTTCCCTATACCGCTCTTGCATTAGCTACATGTATATCACTAAAATACAACATCTCTATGGTATTGAGGAGGAAAGAATTAAAACATCCAAATCAAGAAGATAGAATCAAAGTCGAAGGTCTTTTTTCTCCAGGACAGACATGCTTAGTAATTAACGATGTTATCGCGTCAGGACGTTCGATTTTAGATACTGCTAAGGCTTTAGAAGATGAGGGTTTAAATATTCGAGAATCCTTAGTATTTTTAGACAGACAAGTTGGTGGAGAAGATGCCTTAAAAGAGGCGGGAATTAAGTTAAGATCCGTGTTTACTCTGGAAGAACTTATCAGATCTTTGCTTTCTAAATGCCAATTGAAAGATACAGATGCAGCTATAGCGACCACGCTTATAGAAACTTTTCAATAA
- the glgC gene encoding glucose-1-phosphate adenylyltransferase, with translation MIENDFQGYPPSYQASHFYRDKVGVIVLCGGEGKRLSPLTYWRCKPTVSFGGRYKLIDVPISHAIASGFSKIFVIGQYLTYTLQQHLVKTYFYHGVLQDQIHLLAPEGRDGSQVWYQGTADAIRQNLLYLEDTGIEYFLVLSGDQLYNMDFRRVVDYALSMQSDMVIVAQPIQEKDASRMGVLQIDKDANLLDFYEKPQEEEILNRFRLSPEDCRKHKLDPQYGNFLGNMGIYLFRRESLFQLLLEEQGDDFGKHLIQAQMKRGTVKTFLYDGYWTDIGTIESYYEANIALTQKPRPQVRGLNCYDDRGMIYSKNHHLPGTIVTDSMISNSLLCEGAVIDSSNVSHSVVGIRGVIGKNSVIDHSIVMGNDRYGSPNQNALGIGDNCEIYKTIIDENCRIGNGVKLTNIQGHRDYDSPDGKLVVRDGIIIIPRGTRIPDNYIF, from the coding sequence ATGATAGAAAACGATTTTCAGGGCTATCCCCCAAGTTATCAGGCTTCTCATTTTTATCGAGATAAGGTTGGTGTTATTGTTTTATGCGGTGGTGAAGGAAAGCGATTATCTCCTTTAACCTATTGGCGTTGTAAACCAACTGTGTCGTTCGGGGGAAGGTACAAGCTCATTGATGTGCCCATTTCACATGCAATAGCCTCAGGCTTTTCTAAAATTTTCGTAATAGGTCAATATCTTACCTACACATTACAACAGCATCTTGTGAAGACGTATTTTTATCACGGAGTGCTTCAGGATCAGATACATCTTCTTGCCCCAGAGGGTAGAGATGGAAGTCAGGTATGGTATCAGGGAACCGCCGATGCTATTCGTCAAAACCTCTTATATTTAGAGGATACCGGGATAGAATATTTCCTTGTTTTGTCTGGAGATCAATTATACAACATGGATTTTCGTAGGGTTGTAGATTACGCTCTATCGATGCAATCTGATATGGTAATAGTCGCGCAGCCCATTCAAGAGAAAGATGCTTCAAGAATGGGAGTCTTGCAGATAGACAAAGATGCAAATCTTTTAGACTTTTACGAAAAACCACAGGAAGAAGAAATCTTAAATCGTTTTCGATTATCTCCCGAGGATTGTCGAAAACATAAGCTAGATCCTCAATATGGAAATTTCTTAGGAAATATGGGGATCTATCTTTTCCGAAGAGAGAGCTTATTTCAATTGCTTTTAGAGGAGCAAGGGGATGATTTTGGGAAGCATCTTATCCAAGCTCAAATGAAACGTGGGACAGTAAAGACTTTCCTTTATGATGGTTATTGGACTGATATCGGAACAATCGAATCTTATTATGAAGCAAACATTGCTTTAACACAAAAGCCTCGGCCTCAAGTTCGTGGTTTGAATTGCTATGATGATAGAGGGATGATTTATAGTAAAAATCATCACCTCCCCGGAACTATAGTTACGGATTCCATGATTTCCAACTCGTTACTTTGCGAAGGCGCTGTTATTGATTCTAGTAATGTATCTCATAGCGTTGTGGGAATTCGTGGTGTGATAGGGAAAAACTCTGTTATAGATCATTCCATCGTTATGGGAAATGACCGTTATGGAAGTCCAAATCAAAATGCTTTAGGTATCGGAGATAATTGTGAGATTTATAAAACAATAATCGATGAGAACTGTAGAATTGGCAATGGAGTAAAACTCACAAATATCCAAGGACATAGAGATTATGATTCCCCTGATGGGAAGTTAGTGGTTAGAGATGGAATTATTATCATTCCTCGAGGAACCAGAATTCCTGATAATTATATCTTTTGA
- the polA gene encoding DNA polymerase I, producing MRKIFILDASGFVFRAYFALPDMKNSSGEGTQAVFGFIRSINKLIKEFSPNHMVAVFDGPNNKQSRREIYADYKSNREQKEENLYQQIPVVKEYCSLLGLTYLEVEGVEADDVIASATKQAVLEGYEVCICTADKDLLQLVAPNVIVLNPWKDQPEIDEDRVIDIYGIPPTRIPDYLALVGDTSDNIPGVSGCGPKKATALLQKYHSVEDILENLDELTGSTHKMLSEQKDILLLSKDLAVLNDKIPLPIAIDELKFPLHEMRQEELNTFYMRQGFKTLVQQVEEESNVDVVVINNSKKLTYELSDLHGKSVAFSVGYKGSFLPSLTLMGVALACDDAVYYIDIENAVDDVLTPLKDFFRREDTEFYGYNIKRDNHALKNAGIHVNHIALDLALAEHLINGGAKISYQTLLVDHGLVSSAGRYGKEWGQLSLPILKSPANPAQYFGEFVSHLPRIKKSLLEELKIKKVEDLFFNMEMPLEKVLFTIERNGMPLDVEDLQELERILSEELAILTDDIYTLAGTPFNIKSPKQLSDILYNKLGLTPMDKARSTKAEVLEALSGEHEIIEKILAFRAVEKLLSTYVKALPRQVDPRTSRIHPTFNQMGTVTGRLACQDPNLQNIPIRSERGRLLRKAFCDTHQNNYFLSADYSQIELRFLAHLSQDESLKLAFESREDVHTFTASQVFHVPLEEVTKQQRMQAKTVNFGIIYGQQAYGLSKILKISVSEAQKLIDAYFDRYPEVARFINETVSQACENLRVKTLLGRERIIDNWTEFSNSRAASGRLAVNTRIQGSAAELIKLAMLQLFDALEKRKLKSRILLQIHDELIFEVPEDEKEEMQTLVRDIMESAMILSVPLVVNILIGKNWAEC from the coding sequence GTGAGAAAGATCTTTATTTTAGATGCTTCAGGATTTGTTTTCAGAGCGTATTTTGCTCTCCCAGATATGAAAAATTCTTCTGGAGAAGGAACGCAGGCAGTTTTTGGCTTTATTCGTTCTATTAATAAATTAATCAAAGAATTCTCTCCAAATCATATGGTAGCCGTATTTGACGGACCAAACAATAAACAAAGTCGTAGAGAGATTTATGCTGATTATAAAAGTAATCGAGAACAGAAAGAAGAAAATCTCTACCAACAAATTCCTGTGGTTAAAGAATACTGCAGTCTACTTGGATTGACCTATCTAGAGGTGGAGGGAGTTGAGGCAGATGATGTTATAGCTAGTGCTACCAAGCAAGCCGTATTAGAAGGATATGAAGTTTGTATATGTACTGCGGACAAAGATTTACTCCAACTAGTCGCCCCTAATGTTATTGTTCTCAATCCATGGAAAGATCAACCAGAAATTGATGAAGATCGTGTTATAGATATTTATGGTATTCCTCCAACTAGAATACCAGATTATCTAGCCTTAGTTGGCGACACTTCTGATAATATTCCTGGAGTATCTGGTTGCGGACCTAAGAAAGCAACAGCCCTACTACAAAAGTATCATTCCGTAGAAGATATCTTAGAAAATCTTGATGAGTTAACAGGATCGACTCACAAGATGCTCTCAGAACAAAAAGATATTTTATTGTTAAGCAAAGATCTTGCTGTCTTAAACGATAAGATACCTCTTCCTATAGCAATAGATGAATTGAAGTTCCCTCTCCACGAAATGCGTCAGGAAGAATTGAATACTTTTTACATGCGGCAGGGCTTTAAAACCTTAGTTCAGCAAGTTGAAGAAGAATCCAACGTAGATGTTGTCGTAATCAATAATAGTAAAAAGTTGACATATGAGCTCTCTGATTTGCATGGAAAAAGTGTTGCTTTTTCTGTTGGATATAAGGGGAGTTTTCTTCCATCACTAACTTTAATGGGAGTGGCTTTAGCTTGTGATGACGCTGTTTATTACATTGATATAGAAAATGCTGTAGATGATGTTCTCACGCCATTAAAAGATTTCTTTAGAAGAGAAGATACTGAATTCTATGGTTACAACATAAAGAGAGATAATCACGCATTGAAAAATGCAGGCATCCATGTGAATCATATAGCCCTTGATTTAGCTCTGGCTGAACACTTGATTAATGGGGGAGCAAAAATCTCGTATCAAACGCTTCTTGTTGATCATGGATTAGTTAGCTCCGCAGGTAGATACGGAAAGGAATGGGGGCAGTTAAGTTTGCCTATATTAAAGTCTCCTGCAAATCCTGCTCAATATTTTGGAGAATTTGTTTCTCATTTGCCTAGAATAAAAAAATCTTTATTAGAAGAGTTGAAAATAAAAAAAGTAGAAGATCTATTTTTCAACATGGAAATGCCTTTAGAGAAGGTTCTTTTCACTATTGAAAGAAACGGAATGCCTTTAGATGTTGAAGATCTGCAAGAGCTAGAAAGGATTTTATCAGAAGAATTGGCAATTCTTACTGATGATATCTATACCCTAGCTGGAACCCCTTTTAATATTAAATCTCCTAAGCAGTTGTCAGATATTTTATATAATAAACTTGGCTTGACACCTATGGACAAAGCCCGTTCTACCAAAGCGGAAGTTTTGGAAGCTTTATCAGGGGAACATGAAATTATTGAGAAGATTTTAGCATTCAGGGCTGTTGAGAAATTGCTTTCTACTTATGTGAAAGCTCTTCCTAGACAAGTGGACCCCCGTACTTCTAGAATTCATCCTACATTTAATCAAATGGGAACAGTCACGGGTAGACTAGCTTGTCAGGATCCAAATCTACAAAACATTCCTATACGTTCTGAGCGAGGAAGATTATTAAGAAAGGCTTTCTGTGATACTCATCAGAATAATTATTTTTTATCTGCAGATTATTCTCAAATTGAGTTAAGATTTCTGGCACATTTGAGCCAAGATGAGTCGTTGAAGTTGGCCTTTGAGTCGCGAGAAGATGTACACACGTTTACCGCCTCTCAGGTATTTCATGTGCCGTTAGAAGAAGTTACCAAACAACAGCGCATGCAAGCAAAGACTGTAAATTTCGGTATTATCTATGGGCAACAAGCTTATGGATTGTCAAAGATTTTAAAAATCAGTGTTTCAGAAGCTCAAAAGTTAATAGATGCATACTTTGATCGTTATCCTGAAGTAGCTCGTTTTATTAATGAAACGGTGAGTCAGGCTTGTGAAAATTTACGAGTCAAGACACTGCTGGGCAGGGAAAGGATAATAGATAATTGGACAGAGTTTTCAAACTCTCGTGCAGCTTCAGGCCGTCTTGCTGTTAATACTCGCATACAAGGTAGCGCTGCTGAATTGATCAAGTTGGCAATGTTGCAACTTTTTGACGCGTTAGAAAAACGCAAATTGAAAAGCCGAATATTATTGCAGATACATGATGAGTTGATATTTGAAGTCCCTGAGGATGAAAAAGAAGAAATGCAAACTTTAGTGCGCGATATAATGGAATCTGCAATGATTTTATCTGTCCCATTAGTTGTGAATATCTTAATTGGAAAAAATTGGGCAGAATGTTAG
- a CDS encoding transporter substrate-binding domain-containing protein, with amino-acid sequence MKIKNSSKLYFLALLCFLPLVFLGCSREKKELLVGRDTTWFPKQFGIYTANINAFLNDLVSEINYRENLNINIVNQDWIHLFENLDDQKTAGAFTSILPTAEMLDHYQFSDPILLTGPVLVVSEGSPYKSIQDLRGKLIGVYKFDSSVLVGQDIPDAVLSPYQHVPIALEALSSGCYDALLAPVIEVTALIDTAYKGRLKIISQPLNQDGLRLVVLRGEKNNLLEGFNMGLVKSMRSGKYQTIKQQYRLP; translated from the coding sequence GTGAAAATCAAGAATTCCTCAAAGCTATATTTCCTAGCTCTTTTGTGTTTCCTACCTTTGGTTTTTCTAGGATGTTCTAGAGAAAAGAAAGAATTATTGGTAGGAAGAGATACTACTTGGTTCCCAAAACAATTTGGAATTTATACAGCAAATATCAATGCCTTCCTTAATGATCTTGTATCTGAGATTAATTACCGAGAGAATCTAAATATCAATATTGTAAATCAAGATTGGATTCATCTTTTTGAAAATCTTGATGATCAAAAGACAGCAGGAGCTTTTACATCAATATTGCCAACAGCAGAGATGTTAGATCATTACCAATTTTCTGATCCTATACTGCTTACAGGTCCTGTGCTTGTTGTTTCTGAGGGGTCTCCTTATAAGTCGATCCAAGATCTTCGTGGTAAGCTCATAGGAGTATACAAATTCGACTCTTCAGTATTGGTAGGTCAAGATATTCCTGATGCTGTTTTAAGCCCTTATCAACACGTCCCTATAGCTTTAGAAGCTTTATCTTCTGGTTGTTATGATGCTTTATTAGCTCCTGTTATAGAAGTCACAGCTTTGATAGATACAGCATATAAAGGACGTTTAAAGATCATTTCCCAACCTTTAAATCAAGATGGTTTAAGGTTAGTGGTTCTTCGTGGTGAGAAGAATAACTTGTTAGAAGGTTTTAACATGGGACTGGTCAAAAGCATGCGTTCTGGTAAGTATCAGACGATTAAACAGCAATATCGTCTTCCTTAA
- a CDS encoding metallophosphoesterase, which yields MQIYAIADLHLAIGVPEKTMEVFGEPWISYHEKIRERWEETVAPEDIVLLPGDISWAMHIEEAKEDFSFIGSLPGTKYMIRGNHDYWSSASATKISQILPENLHYLSQGFALLHPKKAVVGVRLWDSPTICVAPECFQSPLLGKERHYSEQDEKIFLRELGRLQRALEAVPEDVDQIIVMTHYPPISSDGTPGPVSEMLEVDGRVSHCLFGHMHKVRSPLEGFGIIRDIDYRLVAADYIDFIPQVIQ from the coding sequence ATGCAGATATATGCAATAGCAGATTTACACTTAGCTATCGGAGTTCCTGAAAAAACAATGGAAGTTTTTGGTGAACCCTGGATTTCCTATCATGAGAAAATCCGTGAAAGATGGGAAGAGACAGTAGCTCCCGAAGATATAGTTTTACTCCCGGGAGATATTTCTTGGGCTATGCATATCGAAGAAGCTAAAGAGGATTTCTCTTTTATAGGTTCTCTCCCAGGAACTAAGTATATGATTCGTGGGAATCATGACTATTGGAGTTCCGCATCAGCAACTAAAATATCACAAATTCTTCCTGAAAATTTACATTATCTATCTCAAGGTTTTGCTCTATTGCATCCGAAGAAAGCTGTTGTGGGAGTAAGGCTTTGGGATAGTCCTACAATATGTGTGGCTCCTGAGTGTTTCCAATCTCCTCTTCTAGGAAAAGAACGGCACTATAGTGAGCAAGATGAGAAAATCTTTTTAAGAGAGCTTGGAAGATTGCAACGAGCTTTAGAAGCTGTTCCCGAAGATGTTGATCAGATTATTGTCATGACCCACTATCCACCTATCAGTAGTGATGGTACTCCTGGACCAGTATCAGAAATGCTTGAAGTGGATGGCAGAGTATCGCATTGCTTGTTTGGTCATATGCATAAAGTCCGCTCTCCTTTAGAAGGATTTGGAATCATTCGCGATATCGATTACAGGTTAGTTGCTGCTGATTATATAGATTTTATTCCCCAGGTTATACAGTGA
- a CDS encoding tetratricopeptide repeat protein, with protein MKLNNALPTLEALCKKTHQKLRQYLIRHSLLLFGCLLLMAAELGVFLYFFLFSGKTIVPAFCLACFFLTLFVCLVARLYILSGKPDFFENLAIGYLRNAQALFNGKQNIVEEQTHLASSATKLAIDLQNQEYTLLSSILSFLPQHDFMRKFSCFCFWKDYFLFRECLLQKSIDAYIKVVQSIPVDLGAHVSLADAYVALSGLYADPRKYPEFDANYWVPPGRYGEEVQEKFFTTAQRAIEEFKILNEYAPGNAWVHAQLAYSYHDLQMPLEEIQEYEMILKLKPADVETMTKLGILYFQQGMNAKGLRIYEELKKRDYKKSRKLIKFYGIEYNNY; from the coding sequence ATGAAGTTAAATAATGCTCTCCCAACTCTAGAAGCTTTATGTAAAAAAACACACCAAAAATTACGTCAATATCTTATCCGGCACAGTTTATTGTTATTCGGATGTTTATTATTAATGGCTGCGGAATTAGGTGTGTTTCTTTATTTTTTCCTATTTTCTGGGAAAACTATTGTTCCAGCATTTTGTCTTGCTTGTTTCTTTTTAACTCTGTTTGTCTGTCTTGTTGCGCGTTTATACATTTTGTCAGGGAAGCCTGATTTTTTTGAAAATCTAGCAATAGGGTATTTAAGAAATGCGCAAGCATTGTTTAATGGGAAACAAAATATTGTTGAAGAGCAAACACATCTAGCATCCTCTGCGACAAAACTTGCTATAGATTTACAAAATCAAGAATACACGCTCTTATCTAGTATACTGAGTTTTCTTCCTCAACATGACTTTATGAGGAAGTTTAGTTGTTTTTGCTTCTGGAAAGATTATTTTTTATTTCGAGAATGCTTACTGCAAAAGTCTATAGATGCCTACATTAAAGTTGTACAATCTATTCCTGTAGATCTTGGAGCTCATGTATCCTTAGCAGATGCCTATGTAGCTCTTTCTGGACTCTACGCTGATCCAAGGAAATATCCTGAATTTGATGCTAATTACTGGGTTCCTCCAGGGAGATATGGAGAAGAAGTTCAAGAAAAATTTTTCACAACAGCACAACGTGCAATAGAAGAATTCAAAATTTTAAATGAATATGCTCCGGGTAACGCTTGGGTACATGCGCAATTGGCCTACAGTTATCATGATTTACAGATGCCTCTAGAAGAGATTCAAGAGTATGAGATGATTCTCAAGTTAAAACCTGCTGATGTCGAGACGATGACCAAGCTAGGGATTCTCTATTTTCAACAAGGGATGAATGCTAAAGGCCTACGTATATATGAAGAATTAAAAAAAAGAGATTACAAAAAATCAAGAAAACTAATTAAATTCTATGGAATAGAATACAATAATTATTAG
- the hemH gene encoding ferrochelatase — MVSAYLLANFGGPRHSNDIEVFLTSLLTDRDVTGGFLPSFIHKRLFSFIAKKRTPKVLPQYNCIGGFSPIYRDTESLAETLSVHLDTPVITFHRYLPDTHEHTIQQLKALGDCPIVGVPLFPHFTYAVTGSIVRFIHNQLPSLDISWVPHFGSHPQFISCMIDHILKFLQSHDIPINDCCLLFSAHGLPMRYVNKGDPYDIQCEKSFKAISARLENIETHLCYQSKFGPGKWLTPSTKDTCARLNTDKKYVLIVPFGFTSDHIETLYEIEKEYISILIERKYHALRVPAIYESPQWVESLATIIQSTPHVEKKSLIKS, encoded by the coding sequence ATGGTTTCTGCTTACCTACTAGCAAATTTTGGCGGTCCTCGTCATTCTAATGACATTGAAGTTTTCTTAACTTCATTACTTACAGATCGTGATGTTACTGGAGGATTTCTTCCTTCTTTCATCCACAAACGCTTATTTTCATTTATAGCTAAAAAACGTACACCTAAGGTTCTTCCCCAATACAATTGTATCGGTGGATTCTCTCCTATATATCGAGATACAGAATCGCTTGCAGAAACTCTATCTGTGCATTTAGATACCCCTGTAATTACCTTTCACCGCTATTTACCCGATACACACGAGCACACAATTCAACAGTTAAAAGCTCTTGGAGATTGTCCGATTGTTGGCGTTCCCCTATTCCCACATTTTACTTATGCTGTTACAGGAAGTATTGTCAGATTTATTCACAATCAACTTCCATCACTAGATATCTCTTGGGTCCCCCATTTTGGAAGTCACCCGCAGTTTATTTCATGTATGATTGATCATATCCTGAAATTTTTACAATCCCACGATATCCCTATAAATGACTGCTGTCTATTATTTTCTGCTCACGGACTTCCTATGAGATATGTGAATAAAGGCGATCCATACGACATACAATGTGAGAAATCCTTCAAGGCTATTTCTGCAAGATTAGAAAACATAGAAACTCATCTTTGTTATCAGTCTAAGTTTGGTCCTGGAAAATGGTTAACACCATCAACAAAAGATACGTGCGCAAGGTTAAATACAGATAAAAAATATGTGCTGATTGTCCCTTTTGGGTTCACTTCAGATCATATAGAAACTCTTTATGAAATAGAAAAAGAGTACATATCCATACTTATAGAGAGGAAATACCATGCTTTGCGTGTGCCTGCTATTTATGAATCCCCTCAATGGGTAGAATCATTAGCAACAATTATTCAAAGTACGCCGCATGTAGAGAAAAAAAGCTTAATAAAATCGTAA
- the rsmD gene encoding 16S rRNA (guanine(966)-N(2))-methyltransferase RsmD gives MKILAGKYKGKSLKTFSNPSVRPTCGVVKEAVFNICAAYIEDAVFLDLFSGVGSVGFEALSRGASSVTFVDSSAQSVRLIRANSQLLNPELPVTIMKQEARSAIRRLTKKDMSFDLIYIDPPYNLENSYLGVVLRDIVLGKVLDKQGLLFLENASAEPILVEGLILKHRRKLGGTFLSEYILENSSH, from the coding sequence GTGAAAATTCTTGCAGGCAAATACAAAGGGAAATCTTTAAAAACTTTTTCTAATCCCTCAGTACGTCCTACTTGTGGAGTAGTCAAAGAGGCGGTATTTAATATCTGCGCGGCCTATATTGAAGATGCAGTATTTTTAGATCTTTTTTCTGGAGTTGGATCCGTAGGTTTTGAAGCTTTAAGTCGCGGAGCTTCTTCAGTAACTTTTGTAGATTCTTCAGCACAATCTGTACGTTTAATTCGGGCAAATAGCCAATTACTGAATCCAGAGCTACCAGTTACGATCATGAAACAGGAAGCAAGATCTGCGATTCGGAGACTTACTAAAAAGGACATGTCCTTTGATCTTATTTACATAGATCCTCCCTATAATCTTGAAAATAGTTATCTTGGGGTCGTATTGCGTGATATTGTTTTAGGAAAAGTCTTAGATAAGCAAGGCTTGTTGTTTTTAGAAAATGCTTCCGCAGAACCTATTCTTGTTGAAGGTTTAATACTTAAACATAGGAGAAAGTTGGGAGGAACATTTTTATCGGAATATATTCTTGAGAATAGTTCGCATTAG
- the coaE gene encoding dephospho-CoA kinase (Dephospho-CoA kinase (CoaE) performs the final step in coenzyme A biosynthesis.), producing the protein MLELLKVSITGDLSSGKTEACRVFQDLGAYVISADKVSHSFLVPHSHIGRRVIDLLGSEVVIDNAFDRKVIAEKVFDNSALLQSLEAILHPEVCRIIEEQYYQVAKERKHPLFIAEVPLLYEIHYAKWFDRVILITADENIRRERFTKKTNCSDLNFYQRCARFSSHEEKMMHADIIIENNGTKEELRHKVEEYFYALKGAL; encoded by the coding sequence ATGTTAGAATTACTAAAAGTTTCTATTACAGGGGATCTCTCTTCAGGAAAGACTGAAGCATGTAGGGTTTTTCAAGATTTGGGTGCCTATGTAATTAGTGCTGATAAAGTTTCGCATAGTTTCCTTGTTCCTCACTCGCATATAGGTCGTCGCGTTATAGACCTTCTGGGATCAGAAGTTGTTATTGACAATGCATTCGATAGAAAAGTCATAGCAGAGAAAGTTTTTGATAATTCAGCTCTTCTTCAATCTTTAGAAGCTATTTTGCATCCTGAGGTTTGTAGAATTATTGAAGAGCAATATTATCAAGTCGCGAAGGAGCGAAAGCATCCTCTGTTCATTGCTGAGGTGCCTTTGTTATACGAAATACATTATGCGAAATGGTTTGATCGCGTCATTCTTATTACAGCAGATGAGAATATTCGTAGGGAAAGGTTTACCAAAAAAACTAATTGTTCTGATTTAAATTTTTATCAGAGATGTGCTCGATTTTCTTCTCATGAAGAGAAAATGATGCATGCCGATATTATTATAGAAAATAACGGCACTAAAGAAGAATTACGTCATAAAGTCGAAGAATATTTTTACGCTTTAAAGGGAGCATTATGA
- the rho gene encoding transcription termination factor Rho, translating into MGIEELNVLARQYGVKNIGSLTKSQVVFEIVKAKSERSDELLIGEGVLEVLPDGFGFLRSPTYNYLPSAEDIYVSPAQIRRFDLKKGDTIIGTIRSPKEKEKYFALLKVDKINGSTPDKAKERVLFENLTPLYPNERIVMEMGKEHLAERVLDLTAPIGKGQRGLIVAPPRSGKTVILQSIAHAIAVNNPDIVLIVLLIDERPEEVTDMIRQVRGEVVASTFDEQPERHIQVAEMVIEKARRLVEHGKDVVILLDSITRLARAYNTVQPHSGKILTGGVDASALHKPKRFFGAARNIEGGGSLTILATALIDTGSRMDEVIFEEFKGTGNMELVLDRRLSDRRTYPAIDLIKSGTRKEELLYHPSELEKVYLFRQAIADLTAIDAMHLLLGRLKKTNSNAEFLLSLKE; encoded by the coding sequence ATGGGAATTGAAGAGCTTAATGTGTTAGCTCGTCAATATGGAGTGAAGAACATCGGGTCTCTCACTAAATCTCAGGTAGTATTTGAGATAGTGAAAGCAAAATCTGAGCGTTCGGATGAGCTTTTGATTGGGGAAGGAGTTTTAGAAGTTCTCCCCGATGGATTTGGTTTTTTAAGATCTCCTACTTATAATTATCTCCCCTCCGCTGAAGATATTTATGTTTCCCCCGCTCAGATCCGTAGATTTGACTTAAAGAAGGGGGATACAATTATAGGTACGATACGTTCTCCAAAAGAGAAGGAAAAGTACTTTGCTTTATTAAAGGTAGATAAAATTAACGGATCTACTCCAGACAAAGCTAAGGAACGAGTTTTGTTTGAAAACCTCACTCCTCTGTATCCTAATGAAAGAATTGTTATGGAGATGGGGAAAGAGCACCTAGCTGAAAGGGTTTTAGATCTTACAGCTCCCATTGGGAAAGGTCAAAGAGGACTTATTGTAGCTCCTCCCCGTTCCGGGAAAACCGTCATTTTACAAAGCATAGCTCACGCTATTGCTGTCAATAATCCAGATATTGTTTTAATTGTTTTGCTCATTGATGAGCGTCCTGAAGAAGTTACTGACATGATTCGTCAGGTGCGTGGTGAAGTTGTTGCTTCTACGTTTGATGAGCAGCCTGAGAGACATATTCAAGTTGCGGAAATGGTTATAGAAAAGGCTCGACGTCTAGTTGAACACGGAAAGGATGTTGTTATCCTTCTCGATTCTATTACACGTTTAGCTCGAGCTTACAACACCGTACAGCCGCATTCTGGAAAAATTTTGACAGGTGGTGTAGACGCGAGTGCTTTACACAAACCAAAGAGATTTTTTGGAGCTGCCAGAAATATTGAAGGCGGGGGATCACTAACCATTCTGGCTACTGCCTTGATTGATACCGGATCTCGTATGGACGAAGTGATTTTTGAAGAGTTCAAGGGCACAGGAAATATGGAGCTTGTACTTGATCGTCGTCTGTCTGATCGAAGAACTTATCCTGCGATTGATCTCATTAAAAGCGGCACAAGAAAAGAAGAACTACTTTATCATCCTAGTGAATTAGAAAAGGTTTATCTCTTCCGTCAAGCAATTGCTGATCTTACAGCTATTGATGCGATGCATTTGCTGCTTGGTAGGTTAAAGAAAACAAATAGTAACGCAGAATTTTTACTTTCTTTGAAAGAATAG